The Phacochoerus africanus isolate WHEZ1 chromosome 15, ROS_Pafr_v1, whole genome shotgun sequence genome has a segment encoding these proteins:
- the LOC125115652 gene encoding RIMS-binding protein 3A-like — MTKDSPSPSGSGRATPKKLATPGPAAAALEEQRRELEKLRAELEAERARGRADRRRFAAEARQLREAAERERQQLVDHLRSKWEAQRGRELRQLQEEVLREREAEIRQLLRWKEAEMRQLQQLLHRERDGVVRQARELQRQLAEELVNRGYCSRVGAPEVAAAQCRCRLQDVLAQLRWETDGEQASRIRHLQAALDVERQLFLKYILEHFRWHPALSGAADPPVVPSSEEPSHETTAKSPHQLGSLDGENAGARARSRSLDRVPAACSKSPDSLLPARASSLDSLARAHSCSLDSTVSRPKTPEASSPDTFIPGSPGPPPPPPPSEHRRPGDMRRGEESGSQPCEAPSPLPQGQDYRELVKRNSELSEALQVLARRCSVLLEENLQVRRAGFPDEAREKVKRLKVKHAELASLARRLEDRARKLQETNLRAVSAPVPGESLAGLELCQAFARQRSRDLSEQASALLAKDKQIEELRQECHLLQARAASGLGSAPLPGGGAACAGWLSFSDLDRLQRESQREVLRLQKQLTLQQVTSSGRAEAGGQSAPCEEARRQVQALELELDARRRECEELGAQAAEARQGREEAEAQLQAALHEGAWLAKENARLQAQADWRRKVVAEDSEVRGQVGRTWQELEDGGLLAGQLLQQTAQGQDRQQQLQDDLQKALCDPQAAPEEMWTLQCQPAHPPQEPQEAPQAAEPPGRNSRGTKLQSGPEDQTWSPPGRDKQEKEDFLLEKSVAPQEPASDPQGPDREPGSQAQDSRPPAKKTSSTSNSSSEVESMWATVPSCPTLDMDTASEVEDLEPDSVSSTQEVGDSEVPATSKLRIFLARYSYNPFEGPNEHPESELPLTAGEYVFIFGDMDEDGFYEGELEDGRRGLVPSNLVEQIPDPDILGCLPPAFPDLGPTRLLPGQGKALKEDTGKAGKAQGAVDRVPGHMARLGSKTELAREGSGAKTGDGWLGPQRSADERGFSKPLLGARRVFCVPPMQLRLQSVAATWAEITWVGSNHSHMVYLNDLESALTPAGVSCYTFHHLHPGTRYQAQVEVYLPQESLQGHWETMSSTITFNTPLAGPPDPPLDVLVEHHTSPGLLVVSWLPVTIDSAGSSNGVQVTGYAVYADGLKVAEVTDATAGSTLLECSQLQLPLMCQKVSVRTMSLYGESLDSVPAEIPHSCFPCDHLPKMSPFSYTCRDPSTCAVTFTLCPQRLVLSPLSAKANPYTPGNCGAPQVKSLVAFPEEPQKRRSPMPMLSPEGECPCAGLGSQAQGPAEAQGLCRKDLLFQKGPRNHGPPLPRGQEWREESHYQRHMGIKQSPSAGVIQLSPEGGPGKKPFQEKAALDKIPKQMQNTPLPLGTSQQSVPDIYDILREEAGCFGLWGSEGQEQRKVPRRQSRRGLALGGKRERWPQEPSSSLCPALSSKVVRMSRGSAPPLGTRADPTNIFVALSDYDPLTMSASPEAAEEELALRKGQLLRVWGSQDPHGFYRGEHDKQVGNIPGHLVAEVEADIDCTGTRWHLLGQGHPPSGAYLRDLGLPSPQHSSPGSQERPSLWTPKTMLAALDYDPRDGPAGGSVKGMLSLRAGDVVMVYGPVDDKGFYYGESGGHRGLIPAHLLDDMCFPRE, encoded by the coding sequence ATGACCAAGGACTCGCCCAGCCCTTCGGGCAGCGGCCGCGCGACACCCAAGAAGCTGGCTACTCCGGGCCCGGCGGCAGCGGCACTGGAGGAGCAGAGGCGGGAGCTGGAGAAGCTTCGGGCCGAGCTGGAAGCTGAGCGGGCGCGCGGGCGGGCGGATCGGCGGCGCTTCGCAGCCGAAGCGCGCCAGCTGAGGGAGGCGGCCGAGCGGGAGCGGCAGCAGCTGGTTGACCACCTGCGCTCCAAGTGGGAGGCACAGCGTGGCCGGGAGCTGCGGCAGCTGCAGGAGGAGGTGCTGCGGGAGCGCGAGGCCGAGATCCGGCAGCTGTTGCGCTGGAAGGAGGCCGAGAtgcggcagctgcagcagctgctgcacCGCGAGCGCGACGGCGTGGTGCGCCAGGCTCGGGAGCTACAGCGCCAGCTGGCCGAGGAGCTGGTGAACCGCGGCTACTGCAGCCGAGTGGGGGCGCCCGAAGTCGCCGCCGCGCAGTGCCGCTGTCGCCTCCAGGATGTGCTGGCCCAGCTCCGCTGGGAAACTGACGGCGAGCAGGCCTCGCGCATCCGCCACCTGCAGGCGGCGCTCGACGTGGAGCGCCAGCTCTTCCTCAAGTATATCCTGGAGCACTTCCGCTGGCACCCCGCCTTGTCCGGCGCCGCCGACCCTCCGGTCGTGCCTTCTTCTGAAGAGCCGTCCCACGAGACCACCGCAAAGTCCCCACATCAACTCGGATCCCTTGATGGCGAGAACGCCGGCGCCCGCGCGCGCTCCCGCTCCCTCGACCGAGTGCCCGCGGCGTGCTCCAAGTCCCCAGACAGCCTGCTCCCCGCGCGCGCCAGCTCCCTCGATTCCTTGGCCCGAGCGCATTCCTGCTCACTCGACAGCACCGTGAGTCGCCCCAAGACCCCCGAAGCCTCCTCGCCAGACACCTTCATCCCAGGATCCCCAggccccccgccgccgccaccaccgtCGGAGCACAGAAGACCTGGCGACATGCGAAGAGGGGAAGAGTCGGGGAGTCAGCCGTGCGAAGCCCCGAGCCCCTTGCCGCAGGGCCAGGACTACCGCGAGCTGGTGAAGCGGAACTCGGAGCTGTCCGAAGCGTTGCAGGTTCTGGCGCGCCGCTGCTCTGTCCTGCTCGAAGAGAACCTACAGGTGAGGCGCGCGGGCTTCCCCGACGAGGCAAGAGAGAAGGTGAAGCGGCTCAAGGTGAAGCACGCCGAGCTGGCCAGCCTTGCGCGACGCCTGGAGGACCGTGCACGCAAGCTGCAGGAGACCAATCTGCGGGCTGTGAGCGCGCCTGTGCCCGGCGAGAGCCTCGCTGGCCTGGAGCTGTGCCAGGCCTTCGCCCGCCAGCGCTCGCGGGACTTGTCGGAGCAGGCGAGCGCGCTGCTGGCCAAGGACAAGCAGATCGAAGAGCTGCGGCAGGAGTGCCACCTGCTGCAGGCGCGCGCTGCCTCAGGCCTTGGCAGCGCCCCGCTCCCCGGAGGGGGCGCCGCCTGCGCCGGATGGCTTAGCTTCAGCGACTTGGACCGGCTGCAGCGCGAATCCCAGCGGGAAGTGTTGCGTCTGCAGAAGCAGTTGACGCTGCAGCAGGTCACCAGCAGCGGCCGAGCGGAGGCGGGCGGCCAGAGCGCGCCCTGCGAGGAGGCGCGGCGCCAAGTGCAGGCGCTGGAGCTCGAGCTGGACGCGCGGCGGCGAGAGTGCGAGGAGCTGGGCGCGCAGGCGGCGGAGGCACGGCAAGGCCGCGAAGAGGCCGAGGCTCAGCTGCAGGCGGCGCTACACGAGGGCGCCTGGCTGGCCAAGGAGAACGCTCGGCTGCAGGCCCAGGCTGACTGGAGGCGGAAAGTGGTGGCCGAGGACAGCGAAGTGCGCGGGCAGGTGGGCCGCACGTGGCAGGAGCTTGAGGACGGCGGCTTGCTGGCGgggcagctgctgcagcagaCGGCTCAAGGGCAGGacaggcagcagcagctgcaggacgACCTGCAGAAGGCCCTGTGTGATCCCCAGGCTGCCCCAGAGGAGATGTGGACCCTGCAATGTCAGCCTGCTCACCCTCCCCAGGAACCCCAGGAGGCCCCCCAAGCCGCAGAGCCTCCAGGGAGAAATAGTAGGGGCACCAAGTTGCAGTCAGGGCCTGAAGACCAAACATGGTCACCACCTGGCAGAGACAAACAGGAGAAGGAAGACTTTCTGCTAGAGAAGTCTGTTGCCCCCCAGGAACCAGCCAGTGACCCCCAAGGGCCAGACAGAGAACCAGGCAGCCAAGCTCAGGACTCCAGGCCCCCGGCAAAGAAAACCAGCTCCACATCCAACTCCTCCTCTGAGGTGGAGTCCATGTGGGCCACTGTGCCATCTTGCCCTACTCTGGACATGGACACAGCCAGCGAGGTGGAGGATCTGGAGCCTGATAGTGTGTCCTCAACCCAGGAAGTGGGGGACTCAGAGGTCCCTGCCACCTCCAAGCTCAGAATCTTCCTAGCTCGGTATAGCTACAACCCATTCGAGGGGCCCAACGAGCACCCAGAAAGTGAGCTGCCCCTGACAGCTGGGGAGTATGTGTTTATCTTCGGGGACATGGACGAGGATGGCTTCTATGAAGGGGAACTTGAAGACGGCCGGCGGGGGCTGGTGCCATCCAACCTGGTGGAGCAGATTCCAGACCCAGACATCCTGGGCTGCCTGCCCCCTGCATTCCCTGACCTTGGCCCCACTCGACTCCTGCCTGGGCAGGGCAAAGCTTTGAAGGAAGACACTGGGAAAGCTGGGAAAGCCCAGGGGGCAGTGGACAGGGTGCCAGGCCATATGGCGAGGCTGGGCTCCAAGACAGAATTGGCAAGAGAGGGCTCAGGTGCCAAGACTGGTGATGGCTGGCTGGGCCCTCAGCGGAGTGCAGATGAGCGGGGCTTCTCCAAACCTCTTCTGGGGGCCAGAAGGGTCTTTTGTGTGCCCCCCATGCAACTTCGCCTGCAGAGCGTTGCGGCCACATGGGCCGAGATCACCTGGGTTGGCAGCAACCACTCCCACATGGTGTACCTCAATGACCTGGAGAGTGCCCTGACCCCAGCAGGGGTAAGCTGCTATACCTTCCACCACCTGCATCCTGGCACGAGGTACCAGGCACAGGTGGAGGTGTACTTGCCACAGGAATCATTGCAGGGGCACTGGGAAACCATGTCCTCCACCATCACCTTCAACACCCCCTTGGCAGGACCCCCTGACCCTCCTCTGGATGTGCTGGTGGAGCACCACACCTCACCGGGCCTCCTGGTGGTCAGCTGGCTTCCTGTCACCATCGACTCAGCCGGGTCCTCCAATGGAGTCCAAGTCACTGGCTATGCTGTGTATGCTGATGGGCTCAAGGTGGCAGAGGTCACCGATGCCACTGCTGGGAGCACCCTGCTCGAATGCTCCCAGCTCCAGCTGCCCCTGATGTGCCAGAAGGTCTCGGTGCGAACCATGTCGCTCTATGGTGAGTCCCTAGACTCGGTGCCAGCTGAAATCCCTCATAGCTGCTTCCCCTGTGACCACCTGCCAAAGATGTCTCCCTTTAGCTACACCTGCAGGGACCCTTCCACCTGTGCAGTGACCTTCACCCTCTGCCCTCAGAGACTGGTACTGTCTCCCCTGAGTGCCAAGGCTAATCCCTATACCCCTGGAAATTGTGGGGCGCCCCAGGTCAAGTCTCTAGTAGCCTTCCCTGAAGAACCCCAAAAGAGGCGGTCCCCAATGCCCATGCTGAGTCCAGAAGGAGAATGTCCATGTGCAGGGCTGGGCAGCCAAGCCCAGGGGCCTGCAGAAGCCCAGGGGCTCTGCAGAAAGGATCTGCTCTTTCAGAAGGGTCCCCGGAACCATGGGCCACCTCTGCCTAGGGGCCAGGAGTGGAGAGAAGAGAGCCACTACCAGCGGCACATGGGCATCAAACAAAGCCCCTCTGCAGGAGTCATCCAGCTGTCCCCTGAGGGTGGACCGGGAAAAAAGCCATTTCAGGAGAAGGCTGCCCTTGATAAGATCCCCAAACAAATGCAAAACACCCCTCTCCCACTGGGCACCAGCCAACAATCCGTGCCTGACATCTATGACATTCTGCGGGAGGAGGCAGGGTGCTTTGGTCTGTGGGGCTCAGAAGGGCAAGAACAGAGGAAGGTGCCGAGGAGGCAGAGCAGGCGAGGTCTGGCTCTGGGGGGCAAGAGAGAGCGGTGGCCCCAGGAGCCCAGCTCATCACTGTGTCCTGCTCTGTCCAGCAAGGTCGTCAGGATGTCCAGGGGCAGCGCCCCACCTCTGGGGACCAGAGCAGACCCGACCAACATCTTTGTGGCCCTCTCTGATTACGACCCTCTGACTATGTCTGCCTCCCCTGAGGCTGCAGAGGAGGAGCTGGCCTTGAGGAAAGGGCAGCTGCTGAGAGTGTGGGGTTCTCAGGACCCCCACGGCTTCTATCGTGGTGAGCATGACAAGCAGGTGGGCAACATCCCTGGGCACCTGGTGGCTGAGGTGGAGGCAGACATAGATTGCACTGGAACAAGGTGGCATCTGCTGGGGCAAGGACACCCGCCCTCTGGGGCCTACCTTCGTGACTTggggctccccagcccccagcactcCTCCCCCGGGTCCCAGGAGAGGCCCTCACTGTGGACTCCGAAGACCATGTTAGCGGCTCTGGACTATGACCCCAGGGATGGGCCAGCAGGGGGCTCAGTGAAGGGCATGCTGTCACTGAGGGCAGGAGACGTGGTCATGGTCTACGGGCCTGTGGATGACAAGGGATTCTATTACGGGGAGTCAGGTGGCCACAGGGGTCTGATCCCAGCCCACCTGTTGGATGACATGTGCTTCCCCAGAGAGTGA